In the Acomys russatus chromosome 11, mAcoRus1.1, whole genome shotgun sequence genome, one interval contains:
- the Gpr45 gene encoding probable G-protein coupled receptor 45 has translation MKRCSQQTEDESHPSPGGCPCSHFCPGSEFPFTMACNSTSIGTYKHLLLNVSNTSDPWATPLSAPLRISLAIMMLMMIVVGFLGNTVVCIIVYQRPAMRSAINLLLATLAFSDIMLSLCCMPFTAITLITVRWHFGDHFCRLSATLYWFFVLEGVAILLIISVDRFLIIVQRQDKLNPRRAKVIIVASWVLSFCISAPSFTGWTFMEVPARAPQCVLGYTEFPAERAYVVTLVVAVFFAPFGVMLCSYLCILNTVRKNAVRVHNQSDSLDLRQLSRAGLRRLRRQQQQVSLDLSFKTKAFTTILILFVGFSLCWLPHSVYSLLSAFSRRFYYSASFYATSTCVLWLSYLKSVFNPIVYCWRIKKFREACIELLPQTFQILPKVPERIQRRIQPSTVYVCNENQSSV, from the coding sequence ATGAAAAGATGCAGCCAGCAGACAGAAGATGAAAGCCACCCAAGCCCTGGAGGGTGCCCTTGCAGCCACTTCTGTCCAGGTTCTGAGTTTCCCTTCACGATGGCCTGTAACAGCACATCCATCGGGACTTACAAACATTTGCTGCTGAATGTGAGCAACACCTCCGACCCCTGGGCCACTCCACTGTCCGCACCGCTCAGGATCTCTCTGGCAataatgatgctgatgatgattgTCGTAGGGTTTCTTGGCAACACGGTGGTCTGCATCATTGTGTACCAGCGGCCAGCCATGCGTTCAGCCATCAACCTGCTGCTAGCCACCCTGGCCTTCTCCGACATCATGCTGTCCTTATGCTGCATGCCTTTCACCGCCATCACCCTCATCACTGTCCGCTGGCACTTCGGAGACCACTTTTGTCGGCTCTCAGCTACGCTCTATTGGTTTTTTGTCCTAGAGGGCGTGGCCATCCTGCTCATCATTAGCGTGGACCGATTTCTCATCATCGTGCAGCGCCAAGATAAGCTGAACCCACGCAGGGCCAAGGTGATCATCGTGGCCTCCTGGGTgctgtctttctgtatctctgcGCCCTCCTTCACTGGCTGGACGTTTATGGAGGTACCAGCCCGCGCCCCACAGTGTGTGCTGGGCTACACCGAGTTCCCAGCTGAACGCGCCTATGTGGTGACACTGGTGGTGGCAGTGTTCTTTGCGCCCTTTGGCGTCATGCTATGCTCCTACCTGTGCATCCTCAACACGGTGCGGAAGAACGCTGTCCGTGTGCACAACCAGTCGGACAGCCTGGACCTCAGACAGCTGTCCAGGGCTGGCCTGAGACGGCTccggaggcagcagcagcaggtcagCCTGGACCTGAGCTTCAAAACCAAGGCCTTCACCACCATCCTCATCCTCTTCGTTGGCTTTTCGCTCTGCTGGCTGCCCCACTCAGTCTACAGCCTGCTGTCTGCGTTCAGCCGGCGGTTCTATTACAGCGCCTCCTTCTACGCCACCAGCACGTGCGTCCTGTGGCTCAGTTACCTCAAGTCCGTCTTCAACCCCATCGTCTACTGCTGGAGGATCAAGAAATTCCGCGAGGCCTGCATAGAGTTGCTTCCCCAGACTTTCCAAATCCTCCCCAAAGTGCCTGAGCGGATCCAGAGGAGAATCCAGCCGAGCACTGTCTATGTGTGCAACGAAAACCAATCCTCTGTCTAG